The Synchiropus splendidus isolate RoL2022-P1 chromosome 11, RoL_Sspl_1.0, whole genome shotgun sequence genome contains a region encoding:
- the tbc1d2 gene encoding TBC1 domain family member 2A isoform X1 codes for MEGTLQNAEDLLSSPPQTLLNAEDLLSSPPQTLLNAEDLLPCPTQTLHNPEDLLSSPPQTLLNAEDLLSSPPQTLLNAEDLLPCPTQTLHNPEDLLPSPPQTLQNPEDLLPSPSQTLQNPEDLLPSPTQTLKNHKDITPRHLESLPNKEDLHSSFGANDSGVSKTHQDIHPGLTEHPSPSKKPHLNQSQLSPGDADAPTAHQVPPSPVDGLPSCEAPPGGTRLCGFLQKQGGPLKTWKWRWFTYEGSQNQLFYYRTQHDVTPLGQVLLDSATFTYPLPAECGTFHIQTPERTLVLKAVTQDLMMFWLQQLQLRRWRHRQPTSAPESPDEFLPVLKVPLGLVGEDTDVPSKRSSLTNLSIKHPIIELQNSVHHLRQRSSQDCTTVQEHHPTAGLQFATSSLPLVDVGPRQMQKSPSTTQQYLEQEVKAHKELVQILHKALESAQLEKRSCAEFLAAEGEQQRLEVLRHRERLLVDLQQRLEEAQSKLEETRAQLEETRCRLRDKDILVENLQREIQMLMEKNDLNHEVILKLSERVPDSLPPNPYGPGLLDSRVLQQLENLKDDLDAYKTQNQFLNSEIHHLMQLWRRSSEQEKVLMVKCSSLEAELCQLEGRHLEVLRTLQKHSLDQEEQAAVQDMIRIALREARGRGPTHLNRDYDEYGFKILPDYEVEDMKLLAKIQALEIRTHYIRNQNQDGAERSLHSRWAQYLTGRLDQDLVPSPELKSLLRAGVPQEYRPLVWRWLIKARTRSIREQHSDRYRQLCEKTRTSSHPVLRQIQLDIHRTLTNNRNFCSPSSPALQQLRRVLLAFSWQNPRVGYCQGLNRLAALALLVLQSEEEAFWCLVAVVDCIMPPDYYTHQLVASQVDQRVLKELLMEKLPRLGLHLDQHGIDVSLVTFNWFLVVFVESLPSDILLPLWDSFLYEGSKVMFRFALALFKYKENDFLKINDSVEIYRYLRFFTKTISDSRKLSNIAFTDMNPFPGRQLRNRRLFHLERLKGELRELEEQQREFQTESTERRDKDLDNMVSEDDEDL; via the exons ATGGAAGGTACTCTCCAGAACGCTGAGGACCTCCTCTCTAGTCCCCCTCAGACTCTCCTGAATGCTGAGGACCTCCTCTCTAGTCCCCCTCAGACTCTCCTGAACGCTGAGGACCTTCTCCCATGTCCCACTCAGACTCTCCACAACCCTGAGGACCTCCTCTCTAGTCCCCCTCAGACTCTCCTGAACGCTGAGGACCTCCTCTCTAGTCCCCCTCAGACTCTCCTGAACGCTGAGGACCTTCTCCCATGTCCCACTCAGACTCTCCACAACCCTGAGGACCTCCTCCCAAGTCCCCCTCAGACTCTCCAGAACCCTGAGGACCTTCTCCCAAGTCCCTCTCAGACTCTCCAGAACCCTGAGGACCTCCTCCCAAGTCCCACTCAGACTCTCAAGAATCATAAAGACATTACTCCACGTCACCTGGAGTCTCTACCAAACAAAGAGGACCTTCACTCAAGTTTCGGAGCGAATGACTCAGGTGTCTCCAAGACCCACCAGGATATCCACCCTGGCCTCACAGAACATCCGTCACCCTCCAAAAAGCCTCACTTGAACCAAAGCCAGCTCAGCCCCGGAGATGCTGACGCTCCTACCGCTCACCAGGTCCCTCCTTCTCCAGTGGACGGCCTCCCTTCATGTGAGGCCCCCCCAGGTGGGACAAGACTCTGTGGCTTCCTGCAGAAACAGGGTGGCCCACTGAAGACGTGGAAGTGGCGCTGGTTCACGTATGAGGGCTCACAGAACCAGCTGTTCTACTACCGCACGCAGCATGACGTCACGCCATTAGGCCAAGTGCTGCTCGACAGCGCCACCTTCACCTACCCGCTGCCGGCTGAGTGTGGCACATTTCACATTCAGACACCTGAGAGGACTCTGGTACTCAAG GCAGTGACGCAGGACCTGATGATGTTCTGgcttcagcagcttcagctgaggcgctggcgacACAGGCAGCCCACCTCCGCCCCAGAATCTCCAG ATGAATTCTTGCCCGTCCTTAAGGTCCCACTCGGTTTGGTGGGAGAGGATACAGATGTCCCCTCAAAGCGGTCCAGTCTAACCAACCTGTCCATAAAACACCCAATCATTGAGCTcca GAACTCTGTCCACCACCTACGCCAGAGATCCTCCCAGGACTGTACCACGGTCCAGGAACATCATCCAACCGCTGGGCTCCAGTTTGCAACCTCTTCACTCCCACTGGTGGATGTGGGTCCAAGGCAGATGCAGAAAAGTCCATCAACGACCCAGCAGTACCTGGAGCAGGAGGTCAAGGCCCACAAG GAACTGGTCCAGATCCTCCACAAGGCTCTGGAATCTGCTCAGCTAGAAAAGAGGAGCTGTGCTGAGTTCCTGGCTGCTGAGGGCGAGCAGCAGCGTCTCGAGGTCCTCCGGCACCGCGAGAGGCTGCTGGTGGACCTGCAGCAGCGGCTGGAGGAGGCTCAGTCCAAGCTGGAGGAGACACGGGCCCAGCTGGAGGAGACCAGGTGCAGATTGAGGGACAAGGACATTCTGGTGGAGAATCTGCAGAGGGAGATCCAAATGCTGATGGAGAAGAATGATTTGAATCATGAG GTGATCCTGAAGCTGTCGGAGAGAGTTCCTGACTCCCTGCCTCCCAACCCTTACGGTCCAGGTCTTCTGGACTCCAGAGTCCTGCAGCAGCTAGAGAACCTGAAG GATGACCTTGACGCCTACAAAACTCAGAACCAGTTTCTGAACTCTGAGATTCACCATCTGATGCAGCTATGGAGGCGGAGCTCTGAGCAGGAGAAGGTCCTGATGGTGAAG TGCTCATCtctggaggcggagctctgTCAGCTCGAGGGTCGACACCTGGAGGTCCTCAGAACTCTGCAGAAGCACAGTCTGGACCAAGAGGAGCAGGCCGCAGTTCAGGACATGATCAGGATTGCTCTGAGAGAAGCCAGGGGGCGGGGCCCGACCCACTTAAACAG GGACTATGACGAGTATGGATTCAAAATCTTGCCAGACTACGAAGTAGAAGACATGAAGCTTTTGGCAAAGATCCAGGCGCTGGAGATCCGAACCCACTACATCCGGAACCAGAACCAG GACGGCGCTGAGCGCTCCTTGCACAGTCGCTGGGCTCAGTACCTGACTGGAAGATTGGACCAGGACCTGGTTCCGTCACCAGAACTCAAGTCCCTGCTGCGGGCAGGAGTGCCGCAGGAGTACCGCCCACTGGTGTGGAGGTGGTTGATCAAGGCCAGGACCAGAAGCATCAGAGAGCAGCACTCGGACCGCTACCGGCAG CTTTGTGAAAAGACAAGGACCTCCTCCCACCCAGTCCTGAGGCAGATCCAACTGGACATCCACAGAACTCTGACCAACAACCGGAACTTCTGCTCACCCTCCAGCCCTGCCCTCCAGCAGCTGCGCCGCGTCTTGTTGGCCTTTTCCTGGCAGAACCCGAGGGTCGGGTACTGTCAAGGTCTCAACAG GCTGGCGGCCTTGGCTCTCCTGGTCCTGCAGAGCGAGGAGGAGGCCTTCTGGTGTCTGGTGGCTGTGGTGGACTGCATCATGCCACCCGACTACTACACTCACCAGCTGGTGGCGTCACAG GTAGACCAACGCGTCCTGAAAGAGCTCTTGATGGAGAAGCTCCCTCGTCTGGGCCTGCACCTGGACCAGCACGGGATCGACGTGTCACTTGTGACCTTCAACTGGTTCCTGGTGGTCTTTGTGGAGAGTTTGCCAAGTGACATCCTGCTGCCGCTGTGGGACAGCTTCCTGTACGAGGGGAGCAAG GTCATGTTCAGGTTCGCTCTCGCACTCTTTAAGTACAAAGAAAACGACTTCCTGAAGATCAACGACAGCGTGGAGATCTACCGCTACCTGCGCTTCTTCACCAAGACCATCTCTGACAGCCG GAAGCTGAGCAATATCGCTTTCACGGACATGAATCCATTTCCGGGTCGACAGCTGAGGAACCGTCGATTGTTCCACCTGGAGCGCCTGAAGGGGGAGCTCCGGGAGCTGGAAGAGCAGCAGCGGGAGTTCCAGACTGAGAGTACCGAGCGGAGAGACAAGGATCTGGACAACATGGTGAGCGAGGATGACGAGGACCTCTGA
- the tbc1d2 gene encoding TBC1 domain family member 2A isoform X2 encodes MEGTLQNAEDLLSSPPQTLLNAEDLLSSPPQTLLNAEDLLPCPTQTLHNPEDLLSSPPQTLLNAEDLLSSPPQTLLNAEDLLPCPTQTLHNPEDLLPSPPQTLQNPEDLLPSPSQTLQNPEDLLPSPTQTLKNHKDITPRHLESLPNKEDLHSSFGANDSGVSKTHQDIHPGLTEHPSPSKKPHLNQSQLSPGDADAPTAHQVPPSPVDGLPSCEAPPGGTRLCGFLQKQGGPLKTWKWRWFTYEGSQNQLFYYRTQHDVTPLGQVLLDSATFTYPLPAECGTFHIQTPERTLVLKAVTQDLMMFWLQQLQLRRWRHRQPTSAPESPDEFLPVLKVPLGLVGEDTDVPSKRSSLTNLSIKHPIIELQNSVHHLRQRSSQDCTTVQEHHPTAGLQFATSSLPLVDVGPRQMQKSPSTTQQYLEQEVKAHKVILKLSERVPDSLPPNPYGPGLLDSRVLQQLENLKDDLDAYKTQNQFLNSEIHHLMQLWRRSSEQEKVLMVKCSSLEAELCQLEGRHLEVLRTLQKHSLDQEEQAAVQDMIRIALREARGRGPTHLNRDYDEYGFKILPDYEVEDMKLLAKIQALEIRTHYIRNQNQDGAERSLHSRWAQYLTGRLDQDLVPSPELKSLLRAGVPQEYRPLVWRWLIKARTRSIREQHSDRYRQLCEKTRTSSHPVLRQIQLDIHRTLTNNRNFCSPSSPALQQLRRVLLAFSWQNPRVGYCQGLNRLAALALLVLQSEEEAFWCLVAVVDCIMPPDYYTHQLVASQVDQRVLKELLMEKLPRLGLHLDQHGIDVSLVTFNWFLVVFVESLPSDILLPLWDSFLYEGSKVMFRFALALFKYKENDFLKINDSVEIYRYLRFFTKTISDSRKLSNIAFTDMNPFPGRQLRNRRLFHLERLKGELRELEEQQREFQTESTERRDKDLDNMVSEDDEDL; translated from the exons ATGGAAGGTACTCTCCAGAACGCTGAGGACCTCCTCTCTAGTCCCCCTCAGACTCTCCTGAATGCTGAGGACCTCCTCTCTAGTCCCCCTCAGACTCTCCTGAACGCTGAGGACCTTCTCCCATGTCCCACTCAGACTCTCCACAACCCTGAGGACCTCCTCTCTAGTCCCCCTCAGACTCTCCTGAACGCTGAGGACCTCCTCTCTAGTCCCCCTCAGACTCTCCTGAACGCTGAGGACCTTCTCCCATGTCCCACTCAGACTCTCCACAACCCTGAGGACCTCCTCCCAAGTCCCCCTCAGACTCTCCAGAACCCTGAGGACCTTCTCCCAAGTCCCTCTCAGACTCTCCAGAACCCTGAGGACCTCCTCCCAAGTCCCACTCAGACTCTCAAGAATCATAAAGACATTACTCCACGTCACCTGGAGTCTCTACCAAACAAAGAGGACCTTCACTCAAGTTTCGGAGCGAATGACTCAGGTGTCTCCAAGACCCACCAGGATATCCACCCTGGCCTCACAGAACATCCGTCACCCTCCAAAAAGCCTCACTTGAACCAAAGCCAGCTCAGCCCCGGAGATGCTGACGCTCCTACCGCTCACCAGGTCCCTCCTTCTCCAGTGGACGGCCTCCCTTCATGTGAGGCCCCCCCAGGTGGGACAAGACTCTGTGGCTTCCTGCAGAAACAGGGTGGCCCACTGAAGACGTGGAAGTGGCGCTGGTTCACGTATGAGGGCTCACAGAACCAGCTGTTCTACTACCGCACGCAGCATGACGTCACGCCATTAGGCCAAGTGCTGCTCGACAGCGCCACCTTCACCTACCCGCTGCCGGCTGAGTGTGGCACATTTCACATTCAGACACCTGAGAGGACTCTGGTACTCAAG GCAGTGACGCAGGACCTGATGATGTTCTGgcttcagcagcttcagctgaggcgctggcgacACAGGCAGCCCACCTCCGCCCCAGAATCTCCAG ATGAATTCTTGCCCGTCCTTAAGGTCCCACTCGGTTTGGTGGGAGAGGATACAGATGTCCCCTCAAAGCGGTCCAGTCTAACCAACCTGTCCATAAAACACCCAATCATTGAGCTcca GAACTCTGTCCACCACCTACGCCAGAGATCCTCCCAGGACTGTACCACGGTCCAGGAACATCATCCAACCGCTGGGCTCCAGTTTGCAACCTCTTCACTCCCACTGGTGGATGTGGGTCCAAGGCAGATGCAGAAAAGTCCATCAACGACCCAGCAGTACCTGGAGCAGGAGGTCAAGGCCCACAAG GTGATCCTGAAGCTGTCGGAGAGAGTTCCTGACTCCCTGCCTCCCAACCCTTACGGTCCAGGTCTTCTGGACTCCAGAGTCCTGCAGCAGCTAGAGAACCTGAAG GATGACCTTGACGCCTACAAAACTCAGAACCAGTTTCTGAACTCTGAGATTCACCATCTGATGCAGCTATGGAGGCGGAGCTCTGAGCAGGAGAAGGTCCTGATGGTGAAG TGCTCATCtctggaggcggagctctgTCAGCTCGAGGGTCGACACCTGGAGGTCCTCAGAACTCTGCAGAAGCACAGTCTGGACCAAGAGGAGCAGGCCGCAGTTCAGGACATGATCAGGATTGCTCTGAGAGAAGCCAGGGGGCGGGGCCCGACCCACTTAAACAG GGACTATGACGAGTATGGATTCAAAATCTTGCCAGACTACGAAGTAGAAGACATGAAGCTTTTGGCAAAGATCCAGGCGCTGGAGATCCGAACCCACTACATCCGGAACCAGAACCAG GACGGCGCTGAGCGCTCCTTGCACAGTCGCTGGGCTCAGTACCTGACTGGAAGATTGGACCAGGACCTGGTTCCGTCACCAGAACTCAAGTCCCTGCTGCGGGCAGGAGTGCCGCAGGAGTACCGCCCACTGGTGTGGAGGTGGTTGATCAAGGCCAGGACCAGAAGCATCAGAGAGCAGCACTCGGACCGCTACCGGCAG CTTTGTGAAAAGACAAGGACCTCCTCCCACCCAGTCCTGAGGCAGATCCAACTGGACATCCACAGAACTCTGACCAACAACCGGAACTTCTGCTCACCCTCCAGCCCTGCCCTCCAGCAGCTGCGCCGCGTCTTGTTGGCCTTTTCCTGGCAGAACCCGAGGGTCGGGTACTGTCAAGGTCTCAACAG GCTGGCGGCCTTGGCTCTCCTGGTCCTGCAGAGCGAGGAGGAGGCCTTCTGGTGTCTGGTGGCTGTGGTGGACTGCATCATGCCACCCGACTACTACACTCACCAGCTGGTGGCGTCACAG GTAGACCAACGCGTCCTGAAAGAGCTCTTGATGGAGAAGCTCCCTCGTCTGGGCCTGCACCTGGACCAGCACGGGATCGACGTGTCACTTGTGACCTTCAACTGGTTCCTGGTGGTCTTTGTGGAGAGTTTGCCAAGTGACATCCTGCTGCCGCTGTGGGACAGCTTCCTGTACGAGGGGAGCAAG GTCATGTTCAGGTTCGCTCTCGCACTCTTTAAGTACAAAGAAAACGACTTCCTGAAGATCAACGACAGCGTGGAGATCTACCGCTACCTGCGCTTCTTCACCAAGACCATCTCTGACAGCCG GAAGCTGAGCAATATCGCTTTCACGGACATGAATCCATTTCCGGGTCGACAGCTGAGGAACCGTCGATTGTTCCACCTGGAGCGCCTGAAGGGGGAGCTCCGGGAGCTGGAAGAGCAGCAGCGGGAGTTCCAGACTGAGAGTACCGAGCGGAGAGACAAGGATCTGGACAACATGGTGAGCGAGGATGACGAGGACCTCTGA